The sequence TATTATGCTGCTGCCAGACCACGGAGCCTTGAATGCCAGGATTAATCACTTCTCTCTTTGTGTCCCCCTCACCAGCCACGACCAGTGGTTTGACACCCAACAGCATGATCCCCGAGAAGGAGCGGCAGAACATCGCAGAGCGGCTCCTGCGCGTCATGTGCGCCGACCTGGGTGCTCTGAGCGTGGTGAGCGGGAAGGAGTTCCTGAAGCTGGCCCAGACGCTGGTGGACAGCGGCGCCCGCTACGGGGCCTTCTCGGTCACCGAGATCCTGGGCAACTTCAACACGCTGGCGCTGAAGCACCTGCCGCGCATGTACAACCAGGTGAAGGTGAAGGTGACGTGCGCCTTGGGCAGCAACGCCTGCCTGGGCATCGGCGTGACCTGCCACTCGCAGAGCGTCGGCCCCGACTCCTGCTACATCCTCACGGCCTACCAGGCCGAGGGCAACCACATCAAGAGCTACGTGCTGGGCGTGAAGGGCGCGGACATCCGCGACAGCGGCGACCTGGTGCACCACTGGGTGCAGAATGTGCTATCGGAGTTCGTGATGTCGGAGATCAGGACGGTGTACGTGACGGACTGCCGGGTGAGCGCGTCCGCCTTCTCCAAGGCCGGCATGTGCCTGCGCTGCTCAGCCTGCGCCTTGAACTCGGTGGTGCAGAGCGTGCTGAGCAAGCGGACGCTGCAGGCCCGCAGCATGCACGAGGTCATCGAGCTGCTCAACGTGTGCGAGGACCTGGCGGGCTCCACCGGCCTCGCCAAGGAGACCTTCGGCTCGCTGGAGGAGACCTCGCCGCCGCCCTGCTGGAACTCCGTCACGGACTCGCTGCTGCTGGTGCATGAGCGCTATGAGCAGATCTGCGAGTTCTACAGCCGGGCCAAGAAGATGAACCTCATCCAGAGCCTCAACAAGCACCTGCTCAGCAACCTGGCCGCCATCCTGACGCCGGTGAAGCAGGCGGTCATCGAGCTGAGCAACGAGAGCCAGCCCACCCTGCAGCTGGTGCTCCCCACCTACGTCCGGCTGGAGAAGCTGTTCACGGCCAAGGCCAACGACGCGGGCACCGTCAGCAAGCTCTGCCACCTCTTCCTGGAGGCGCTCAAGGAGAACTTCAAGGTGCACCCGGCGCACAAGGTGGCCATGATCCTGGACCCGCAGCAGAAGCTGCGGCCCGTCCCCCCCTACCAGCACGAGGAGATCATCGGCAAGGTGTGCGAGCTCATCAATGAGGTCAAGGAGTCCTGGACGGAGGAGGCCGACTTCGAGCCCGCAGCCAAGAAGCCCCGCTCCGCCCCCGGAGAAAACCCTGCCACGCAGGAGGACGACCGGCTCGGGAAGAACGAAGTGTACGATTACCTGCAGGAGCCCCTCTTCCAGGCCACCCCCGATCTCTTCCAGTACTGGTCGTGCGTGACCCAAAAGCACACGAAACTCGCCAAGCTCGCCTTCTGGCTCCTCGCGGTGCCGGCCGTGGGGGCCAGGAGCGGGTGTGTAAATATGTGTGAACAAGCACTTCTCATCAAAAGGAGGCGACTGCTCAGTCCAGAAGATATGAACAAACTCATGTTTCTGAAATCCAACATGCTTTAAGACttccagattgggaaaaaaaaaaaatgaaagagaaaaagaaaagagaatgttcaaagaaggaaaaaaaaaaaaaaccacacaacaCTGTCgcaaacaaagaaaaggaatttaagtTCTAAACACTGTGGACCTCATTATAAATGCCCCCTGGAAACTTAAGTGCTTTTTTTtcagtgtgtgcgtgcatgtgtgtgcacgggCGGCTCTGTGCCCATCTGCGTGGCCACCAAAGCGttgcacacgtgtgcacacacatactcccctggtgcatgcatgcatgcccccTCGTGGGCACGTGTGCATTAAACTGGGCGTGTCAGGAAAGCTGAGTGTTTGGGAAAGAGGGAAGACGCTTCACTTCCTTTTCTCAGTGAGGGGGCTTTAAAAGATTCCATTTTCAGGTGTGCAGATTGTACAAACTGATGTTGTGAAATGTTCAGGCAGCTGAGATCTGAAGTGACTTGACACTCTCTGTCCTTCACCCTGTGGTTCCCCCCCTCCACTGCccgccacccctgcccccagccttccTGACCCTATCACGCCCCACTCCTCCCCAGCTGCCCTGCCATGGATTCTCCAAACTGCATCAGATGGACAGCTTCTGCACTGGACTTTGTTCTCGTTCACCTTCAGGGCATTGAGCTGCTGCCTTTGCGATACCCCTGGGTGTCAGGGGGCAGCCGCCTTAGAAACACACCTATCTATCtccccaaatcaggaaaggagacttttaagaatataaagctgaccttttgctttttaatataagagagaaaaaaaaagacattttcaaagaaGTATAAGATAACTGTCTCCACTCCTTAATAATTTTTTCCCTAACATTTTAGgagtttttgcctttttttttttttttcttcaaatttgatTTAGACTCTGCTAGGAGGCACTGAATGTCTATAACTTATATTTTGGAGagtttttttgtggtttttttttttttttttttgattgcccTTTTTGTTCCTCAAGTCACACTGTAAACTAGCTCATCTCAGTGGTGTATTCAGTATCCTGAGGTTTTTATCAACCTTCCCTGTACAGTCCAGTTTTCCTGTATTTGAAACAGCCAAGACTGTGAACTTGGCCGTGCTGTTTGGAGACCAGGAGAGGTGTTGGAGTCACAGGTCTCGCAGACGTGGGATTTGGTGGAAGCCATAGAGAAACATGTGGCTTAGGAGTGCTGACTGTAAGTGGAAGACCACCCTCCTGGCTCGCTGTGTCTGGTACTGCGAATGTCTGATTTCTATACCCAGAGTGCATTACACTACTTGCCGCGTCACTGACCCTTCCGGCTCAGCAGGGAATCCTGAGTTGATCCATGTTCACATCCATCACACCTCAGACCCAcaacctcctcttcctccccaggaCCCCGGAGATTCCGGGGGGTCCACTACCCACGGCCCTGGAGGTCCCCCACATGAGCCTCAGCCCTCCTTCTAGGATGGTAGTTGAGCATGGTGCCTTGCGGGCCAAATGACAGATGTTTGAGGGTGGAATGGCATTAGGCCACATTCAacttgatgctgtgaaagacggTTTTAggcttttcttcctctgtgagCGGTTTATGTTCCACACACTTAGCCTAAATGCCAACACGGTGACCCTTTCCCCTCTCAAGAGGTGGTTTTGTCAGGATCAATGCtcagcctcccaccccacctctcagTGAATATGTACTGGTGGTCCCATATCCCCTCGGTGCCCACCATCGCTGGGGGGGCGCCATTTGCAAAGGCACATTCTACCATCCTGGTGGGTTGACCAAGTCCACCACATCCCTCCTTAGTAATAAAACATTGTTCAACTGCGAGATACCTCGATTTCAAAAAGCACTGTACAACAGccctctccccccgccccggTCCATGGCAGTAACGTTGGG comes from Cervus canadensis isolate Bull #8, Minnesota chromosome 30, ASM1932006v1, whole genome shotgun sequence and encodes:
- the ZNF618 gene encoding zinc finger protein 618 isoform X1 — translated: MNQPGGAAAPQADGASAAGRKSTASRERLKRSQKSAKLEGPEPAPAEASLSAEQGTMTEVKVKTELPDDYIQEVIWQGEAKEEKKAVSKDGTTGDVPAEICVVIGGVRNQQTLGSYECGICGKKYKYYNCFQTHVRAHRDTEATSGEGASQGNNFRYTCDICGKKYKYYSCFQEHRDLHAVDVFSVEGAPENRADPFDQGVVATDEVKEEPPEPFQKIGPMNNITSEIFKKKEVRQCQKRETGNYTCEFCGKQYKYYTPYQEHVALHAPISTAPGWEPPDDPDTGSECSHPEVSPSPRFVAAKTQTNQSGKKAPASVVRCTTLLHRTPPATQTQTFRTPNSGSPASKATAAESAFSRRVEGKAQNHFEETNSSSQNSSETASPLISNPFPLLQKPYTCGACGIQFQFYNNLLEHMQSHAADNENNIASNQSRSPPAVVEEKWKPQAQRNSANNTTTSGLTPNSMIPEKERQNIAERLLRVMCADLGALSVVSGKEFLKLAQTLVDSGARYGAFSVTEILGNFNTLALKHLPRMYNQVKVKVTCALGSNACLGIGVTCHSQSVGPDSCYILTAYQAEGNHIKSYVLGVKGADIRDSGDLVHHWVQNVLSEFVMSEIRTVYVTDCRVSASAFSKAGMCLRCSACALNSVVQSVLSKRTLQARSMHEVIELLNVCEDLAGSTGLAKETFGSLEETSPPPCWNSVTDSLLLVHERYEQICEFYSRAKKMNLIQSLNKHLLSNLAAILTPVKQAVIELSNESQPTLQLVLPTYVRLEKLFTAKANDAGTVSKLCHLFLEALKENFKVHPAHKVAMILDPQQKLRPVPPYQHEEIIGKVCELINEVKESWTEEADFEPAAKKPRSAPGENPATQEDDRLGKNEVYDYLQEPLFQATPDLFQYWSCVTQKHTKLAKLAFWLLAVPAVGARSGCVNMCEQALLIKRRRLLSPEDMNKLMFLKSNML
- the ZNF618 gene encoding zinc finger protein 618 isoform X12; its protein translation is MNQPGGAAAPQADGASAAGRKSTASRERLKRSQKSAKLEGPEPAPAEASLSAEQGTMTEVKVKTELPDDYIQEVIWQGEAKEEKKAVSKDGTTGDVPAEICVVIGGVRNQQTLGSYECGICGKKYKYYNCFQTHVRAHRDTEATSGEGASQGNNFRYTCDICGKKYKYYSCFQEHRDLHAVDVFSVEGAPENRADPFDQGVVATDEVKEEPPEPFQKIGPMNNITSEIFKKKEVRQCQKRETGNYTCEFCGKQYKYYTPYQEHVALHAPIKSAFSRRVEGKAQNHFEETNSSSQNSSETASPLISNPFPLLQKPYTCGACGIQFQFYNNLLEHMQSHAADNENNIASNQSRSPPAVVEEKWKPQAQRNSANNTTTSGLTPNSMIPEKERQNIAERLLRVMCADLGALSVVSGKEFLKLAQTLVDSGARYGAFSVTEILGNFNTLALKHLPRMYNQVKVKVTCALGSNACLGIGVTCHSQSVGPDSCYILTAYQAEGNHIKSYVLGVKGADIRDSGDLVHHWVQNVLSEFVMSEIRTVYVTDCRVSASAFSKAGMCLRCSACALNSVVQSVLSKRTLQARSMHEVIELLNVCEDLAGSTGLAKETFGSLEETSPPPCWNSVTDSLLLVHERYEQICEFYSRAKKMNLIQSLNKHLLSNLAAILTPVKQAVIELSNESQPTLQLVLPTYVRLEKLFTAKANDAGTVSKLCHLFLEALKENFKVHPAHKVAMILDPQQKLRPVPPYQHEEIIGKVCELINEVKESWTEEADFEPAAKKPRSAPGENPATQEDDRLGKNEVYDYLQEPLFQATPDLFQYWSCVTQKHTKLAKLAFWLLAVPAVGARSGCVNMCEQALLIKRRRLLSPEDMNKLMFLKSNML
- the ZNF618 gene encoding zinc finger protein 618 isoform X4, which produces MNQPGGAAAPQADGASAAGRKSTASRERLKRSQKSAKLEGPEPAPAEASLSAEQGTMTEVKVKTELPDDYIQEVIWQGEAKEEKKAVSKDGTTGDVPAEICVVIGGVRNQQTLGSYECGICGKKYKYYNCFQTHVRAHRDTEATSGEGASQGNNFRYTCDICGKKYKYYSCFQEHRDLHAVDVFSVEGAPENRADPFDQGVVATDEVKEEPPEPFQKIGPMNNITSEIFKKKEVRQCQKRETGNYTCEFCGKQYKYYTPYQEHVALHAPISTAPGWEPPDDPDTGSECSHPEVSPSPRFVAAKTQTNQSGKKAPASVVRCTTLLHRTPPATQTQTFRTPNSGSPASKATAAESAFSRRVEGKAQNHFEETNSSSQNSSEPYTCGACGIQFQFYNNLLEHMQSHAADNENNIASNQSRSPPAVVEEKWKPQAQRNSANNTTTSGLTPNSMIPEKERQNIAERLLRVMCADLGALSVVSGKEFLKLAQTLVDSGARYGAFSVTEILGNFNTLALKHLPRMYNQVKVKVTCALGSNACLGIGVTCHSQSVGPDSCYILTAYQAEGNHIKSYVLGVKGADIRDSGDLVHHWVQNVLSEFVMSEIRTVYVTDCRVSASAFSKAGMCLRCSACALNSVVQSVLSKRTLQARSMHEVIELLNVCEDLAGSTGLAKETFGSLEETSPPPCWNSVTDSLLLVHERYEQICEFYSRAKKMNLIQSLNKHLLSNLAAILTPVKQAVIELSNESQPTLQLVLPTYVRLEKLFTAKANDAGTVSKLCHLFLEALKENFKVHPAHKVAMILDPQQKLRPVPPYQHEEIIGKVCELINEVKESWTEEADFEPAAKKPRSAPGENPATQEDDRLGKNEVYDYLQEPLFQATPDLFQYWSCVTQKHTKLAKLAFWLLAVPAVGARSGCVNMCEQALLIKRRRLLSPEDMNKLMFLKSNML
- the ZNF618 gene encoding zinc finger protein 618 isoform X14 — protein: MNQPGGAAAPQADGASAAGRKSTASRERLKRSQKSAKLEGPEPAPAEASLSAEQGTMTEVKVKTELPDDYIQEVIWQGEAKEEKKAVSKDGTTGDVPAEICVVIGGVRNQQTLGSYECGICGKKYKYYNCFQTHVRAHRDTEATSGEGASQGNNFRYTCDICGKKYKYYSCFQEHRDLHAVDVFSVEGAPENRADPFDQGVVATDEVKEEPPEPFQKIGPMNNITSEIFKKKEVRQCQKRETGNYTCEFCGKQYKYYTPYQEHVALHAPIKSAFSRRVEGKAQNHFEETNSSSQNSSEPYTCGACGIQFQFYNNLLEHMQSHAADNENNIASNQSRSPPAVVEEKWKPQAQRNSANNTTTSGLTPNSMIPEKERQNIAERLLRVMCADLGALSVVSGKEFLKLAQTLVDSGARYGAFSVTEILGNFNTLALKHLPRMYNQVKVKVTCALGSNACLGIGVTCHSQSVGPDSCYILTAYQAEGNHIKSYVLGVKGADIRDSGDLVHHWVQNVLSEFVMSEIRTVYVTDCRVSASAFSKAGMCLRCSACALNSVVQSVLSKRTLQARSMHEVIELLNVCEDLAGSTGLAKETFGSLEETSPPPCWNSVTDSLLLVHERYEQICEFYSRAKKMNLIQSLNKHLLSNLAAILTPVKQAVIELSNESQPTLQLVLPTYVRLEKLFTAKANDAGTVSKLCHLFLEALKENFKVHPAHKVAMILDPQQKLRPVPPYQHEEIIGKVCELINEVKESWTEEADFEPAAKKPRSAPGENPATQEDDRLGKNEVYDYLQEPLFQATPDLFQYWSCVTQKHTKLAKLAFWLLAVPAVGARSGCVNMCEQALLIKRRRLLSPEDMNKLMFLKSNML
- the ZNF618 gene encoding zinc finger protein 618 isoform X13, whose product is MNQPGGAAAPQADGASAAGRKSTASRERLKRSQKSAKLEGPEPAPAEASLSAEQGTMTEVKVKTELPDDYIQEVIWQGEAKEEKKAVSKDGTTGDVPAEICVVIGGVRNQQTLGSYECGICGKKYKYYNCFQTHVRAHRDTEATSGEGASQGNNFRYTCDICGKKYKYYSCFQEHRDLHAVDVFSVEGAPENRADPFDQGVVATDEVKEEPPEPFQKIGPMNNITSEIFKKKEVRQCQKRETGNYTCEFCGKQYKYYTPYQEHVALHAPITESAFSRRVEGKAQNHFEETNSSSQNSSEPYTCGACGIQFQFYNNLLEHMQSHAADNENNIASNQSRSPPAVVEEKWKPQAQRNSANNTTTSGLTPNSMIPEKERQNIAERLLRVMCADLGALSVVSGKEFLKLAQTLVDSGARYGAFSVTEILGNFNTLALKHLPRMYNQVKVKVTCALGSNACLGIGVTCHSQSVGPDSCYILTAYQAEGNHIKSYVLGVKGADIRDSGDLVHHWVQNVLSEFVMSEIRTVYVTDCRVSASAFSKAGMCLRCSACALNSVVQSVLSKRTLQARSMHEVIELLNVCEDLAGSTGLAKETFGSLEETSPPPCWNSVTDSLLLVHERYEQICEFYSRAKKMNLIQSLNKHLLSNLAAILTPVKQAVIELSNESQPTLQLVLPTYVRLEKLFTAKANDAGTVSKLCHLFLEALKENFKVHPAHKVAMILDPQQKLRPVPPYQHEEIIGKVCELINEVKESWTEEADFEPAAKKPRSAPGENPATQEDDRLGKNEVYDYLQEPLFQATPDLFQYWSCVTQKHTKLAKLAFWLLAVPAVGARSGCVNMCEQALLIKRRRLLSPEDMNKLMFLKSNML
- the ZNF618 gene encoding zinc finger protein 618 isoform X11; amino-acid sequence: MNQPGGAAAPQADGASAAGRKSTASRERLKRSQKSAKLEGPEPAPAEASLSAEQGTMTEVKVKTELPDDYIQEVIWQGEAKEEKKAVSKDGTTGDVPAEICVVIGGVRNQQTLGSYECGICGKKYKYYNCFQTHVRAHRDTEATSGEGASQGNNFRYTCDICGKKYKYYSCFQEHRDLHAVDVFSVEGAPENRADPFDQGVVATDEVKEEPPEPFQKIGPMNNITSEIFKKKEVRQCQKRETGNYTCEFCGKQYKYYTPYQEHVALHAPITESAFSRRVEGKAQNHFEETNSSSQNSSETASPLISNPFPLLQKPYTCGACGIQFQFYNNLLEHMQSHAADNENNIASNQSRSPPAVVEEKWKPQAQRNSANNTTTSGLTPNSMIPEKERQNIAERLLRVMCADLGALSVVSGKEFLKLAQTLVDSGARYGAFSVTEILGNFNTLALKHLPRMYNQVKVKVTCALGSNACLGIGVTCHSQSVGPDSCYILTAYQAEGNHIKSYVLGVKGADIRDSGDLVHHWVQNVLSEFVMSEIRTVYVTDCRVSASAFSKAGMCLRCSACALNSVVQSVLSKRTLQARSMHEVIELLNVCEDLAGSTGLAKETFGSLEETSPPPCWNSVTDSLLLVHERYEQICEFYSRAKKMNLIQSLNKHLLSNLAAILTPVKQAVIELSNESQPTLQLVLPTYVRLEKLFTAKANDAGTVSKLCHLFLEALKENFKVHPAHKVAMILDPQQKLRPVPPYQHEEIIGKVCELINEVKESWTEEADFEPAAKKPRSAPGENPATQEDDRLGKNEVYDYLQEPLFQATPDLFQYWSCVTQKHTKLAKLAFWLLAVPAVGARSGCVNMCEQALLIKRRRLLSPEDMNKLMFLKSNML